A stretch of the Anaeromusa acidaminophila DSM 3853 genome encodes the following:
- the rpsT gene encoding 30S ribosomal protein S20, whose protein sequence is MPNIKSSVRSVKTDAERRAKNFAVRSTVKTATRKTLEAINGKQADEAKTLLTTAVSTIDKAAKKGVIHKNAAARKKSRLMKKLNAM, encoded by the coding sequence TTGCCGAATATTAAATCCTCTGTACGTAGTGTAAAAACGGACGCAGAACGTCGCGCGAAAAACTTCGCTGTTAGATCGACGGTCAAAACCGCGACCCGCAAGACGTTGGAAGCCATCAATGGCAAACAGGCGGATGAGGCGAAAACCCTTCTGACCACTGCTGTTAGCACCATCGATAAGGCTGCCAAGAAAGGCGTCATCCATAAAAATGCCGCTGCTCGGAAAAAATCCCGTCTGATGAAAAAACTGAACGCAATGTAA
- the polA gene encoding DNA polymerase I gives MAKPICMIIDGSSLTYRAFYALPLLTDAAGRYTNAVYGLSTMLLRLLGEWQPQQLVVAFDKGKHTFRNEVYRDYKAHRKATPVELVEQFPLVRELAAAFGAAVLEQEGYEADDIIGRVSRDAAQEGMEVLIVTGDRDALQLVEPSVKVLLTRKGISEMDVYDAAKVQETYGMEPLRLIDLKGLMGDTSDNIPGVPGIGEKTAAKLLAQFGTLEEVLAQAAQVKGNKTREALISNADLALLSKKLATIVRDMPLAEDWRQGKPETGAALAAFFTQMDFRSLLARLTVNGTEVTAPEKQELLPLQWQKETTALAWLEQEQAAVWPLWDGMCLSGLVLSNGAEVCWVAAACEIWDAVLTELVAKKNIVAHDGKRLVRWVLQERQADFCLAFDTALAAYLLDATQGEASFASICLRYLGREESLASLPDKDAAAYSAKALWELRPVLEAQLDAQHMRELYFSLELPLVRVLAVMEAQGIAVDFLHLQEVNEELGQRIAELLEGIHTAAGEEFNVNSTKQLGVILFEKLGLPVQKKTKTGYSTDAEVLEKLSGHHVVVDQLLEYRMLSKLKSTYLEGLAALVNRQNNRVYTHFNQMVTSTGRLSSSEPNLQNIPVRTETGRRIRELFVPGEGYDWLMSADYSQIELRVLAHMSGDESFIDAFLKNQDIHARTAAEVFGVDMKDVTPELRRRAKAVNFGIVYGISDYGLARDLGVSRNEAAIYIEGYFARYPKVKTFMENAVAQARKDGYAETMLGRRRYLADINSRNFNQRSFAERTAMNTPIQGSAADIIKKAMLLVFEALQEEKLRSRLLLQVHDELVLEVVDEERLAVAALVKEKMEQAVCLQAPLLVDVHYGANWAQAK, from the coding sequence ATGGCAAAGCCAATTTGCATGATTATTGACGGAAGCAGCTTGACCTATCGGGCTTTTTACGCCCTGCCGCTTCTGACGGACGCCGCCGGGCGCTATACAAACGCAGTATATGGATTGTCAACGATGTTGTTGCGCCTTTTGGGAGAATGGCAGCCCCAACAGTTGGTGGTGGCTTTTGATAAGGGTAAGCATACTTTTCGGAATGAAGTATACAGGGATTATAAGGCTCATCGTAAAGCGACGCCAGTAGAACTGGTAGAACAGTTTCCGCTGGTGAGAGAACTAGCGGCAGCTTTTGGCGCGGCTGTTTTAGAACAGGAAGGATATGAAGCCGACGATATTATTGGCAGAGTTTCCCGGGATGCGGCGCAGGAAGGCATGGAAGTTCTGATTGTCACGGGAGATAGGGATGCGCTGCAATTGGTGGAGCCGTCGGTCAAGGTGCTGCTGACGCGCAAAGGAATCAGCGAAATGGACGTATACGATGCAGCCAAAGTACAGGAAACGTATGGAATGGAACCGTTGCGGCTGATTGATTTAAAAGGGTTGATGGGAGATACCTCGGATAATATTCCCGGGGTTCCCGGCATTGGCGAAAAAACGGCGGCTAAGCTGTTGGCTCAGTTTGGTACGTTAGAAGAGGTATTGGCGCAAGCAGCGCAGGTCAAGGGGAATAAAACGAGGGAAGCCTTGATATCCAATGCGGACTTGGCGTTGTTGTCGAAAAAATTGGCAACCATTGTCCGCGATATGCCGCTGGCGGAGGATTGGCGCCAAGGCAAACCGGAAACAGGGGCAGCCTTGGCGGCTTTTTTCACACAGATGGATTTTCGCTCGCTCTTGGCGCGTCTTACTGTAAACGGAACAGAAGTTACCGCCCCGGAGAAGCAGGAACTGCTTCCTTTGCAGTGGCAGAAAGAGACGACGGCGCTGGCCTGGTTGGAGCAAGAACAGGCGGCTGTGTGGCCTCTTTGGGACGGGATGTGCTTAAGTGGTTTGGTCTTGTCAAACGGCGCTGAAGTATGTTGGGTTGCAGCGGCGTGCGAAATATGGGATGCTGTGTTGACGGAATTGGTTGCAAAGAAAAATATAGTTGCACATGACGGAAAGCGTTTGGTGCGGTGGGTGCTGCAGGAGCGGCAAGCTGATTTCTGTCTTGCCTTTGATACGGCTTTGGCCGCGTATTTGCTGGATGCGACTCAGGGGGAGGCCTCGTTTGCCTCTATTTGTCTGCGCTATTTGGGGCGGGAGGAGTCGCTGGCGTCATTGCCAGATAAGGATGCTGCGGCTTATAGCGCTAAGGCGCTTTGGGAGTTGCGGCCTGTTCTAGAAGCGCAGTTGGATGCTCAACATATGCGTGAATTGTATTTTTCACTAGAACTTCCGCTGGTGCGAGTTTTAGCAGTCATGGAAGCGCAAGGAATTGCAGTGGATTTTCTTCATTTGCAAGAAGTAAATGAAGAATTGGGGCAGAGAATAGCCGAATTGCTGGAAGGAATCCATACTGCGGCGGGAGAGGAGTTTAATGTTAACTCCACCAAGCAGTTAGGCGTGATACTGTTTGAAAAACTGGGCTTGCCAGTGCAGAAAAAAACGAAAACAGGCTACTCTACAGATGCAGAAGTGCTGGAAAAGTTAAGCGGCCATCACGTTGTAGTAGATCAACTGTTGGAGTATCGCATGCTAAGCAAGCTTAAAAGTACGTATTTAGAAGGCTTGGCAGCCTTGGTTAATCGTCAAAATAATCGTGTGTACACGCATTTTAATCAGATGGTGACCTCAACGGGGCGGTTGAGCAGTTCAGAGCCCAACCTGCAGAACATTCCGGTGCGGACGGAAACAGGCCGGCGTATTCGTGAATTATTTGTGCCTGGAGAAGGCTACGACTGGTTAATGTCGGCGGACTATTCGCAGATTGAACTGCGGGTGCTGGCGCATATGTCTGGAGATGAATCATTTATTGACGCATTTCTAAAAAATCAAGATATTCATGCTCGGACTGCGGCGGAGGTATTTGGCGTGGACATGAAAGATGTGACGCCAGAACTACGTAGAAGGGCTAAGGCGGTAAATTTTGGCATTGTTTACGGTATCAGCGACTACGGTTTAGCTAGAGATTTGGGTGTGAGTCGCAATGAAGCCGCCATATATATTGAAGGCTATTTTGCTCGTTACCCCAAAGTGAAAACTTTTATGGAGAATGCCGTAGCCCAGGCTCGTAAGGACGGCTATGCAGAAACAATGCTGGGACGCCGTCGTTATTTGGCTGATATTAATAGCCGCAATTTTAATCAACGTTCTTTTGCAGAGCGTACCGCTATGAATACGCCAATTCAAGGGAGCGCAGCGGATATTATTAAAAAAGCCATGCTGCTGGTATTTGAGGCCTTGCAAGAAGAAAAGCTGCGTTCGCGTTTGCTGTTGCAGGTGCACGATGAATTGGTGCTGGAAGTAGTGGATGAGGAACGCTTGGCGGTGGCAGCGCTTGTCAAGGAAAAGATGGAGCAAGCCGTTTGCTTGCAGGCGCCTTTGCTTGTGGACGTGCATTACGGCGCTAACTGGGCGCAGGCTAAATGA
- the mutM gene encoding DNA-formamidopyrimidine glycosylase, whose product MPELPEVETICRTLEPLIIGRRIEHCDIWLSRLIKTPAAEFARRIEGRKVRRLRRRGKYLLLELEQDVLVIHLRMTGRLEYRAVSEVAGRRLHDRLRFILDDGAQLLYHDVRTFGTFHLVSEAEVSSLPGLKALGPEPLEENFSAAYLQERLQKSRSRIKSFLLRQDVVAGLGNIYVDESLFLAGVNPLRTVASLTREETEKLHQAIRKVLQQSIDHGGTSIRDYRDGLGRSGGNQRLLCVYGRGGEPCLHCGQAISRAEVAGRGTHWCSRCQPYKGE is encoded by the coding sequence ATGCCAGAGTTGCCGGAAGTAGAGACTATCTGCCGTACATTGGAGCCGTTGATAATTGGGCGGCGGATTGAGCATTGTGACATTTGGCTGTCTCGGCTGATCAAAACTCCCGCAGCGGAATTTGCCCGGCGTATCGAAGGGCGTAAGGTACGGCGCTTGCGCCGGAGAGGAAAATATTTGCTGCTGGAATTGGAACAGGATGTGCTGGTGATCCATTTGCGGATGACAGGACGCTTGGAGTATAGAGCGGTTTCGGAAGTCGCAGGGCGCCGTTTGCATGACCGCTTGCGTTTTATACTGGACGACGGCGCGCAATTGCTATATCATGATGTGCGTACCTTTGGTACGTTTCACTTGGTTTCGGAAGCCGAAGTATCTTCGTTGCCCGGATTGAAGGCTTTAGGTCCGGAGCCGTTAGAAGAAAATTTTAGTGCAGCCTATTTGCAGGAACGTCTGCAAAAAAGCCGCAGTCGTATTAAAAGCTTTTTGCTGCGGCAGGATGTAGTTGCCGGTTTGGGAAATATCTATGTGGATGAAAGCTTGTTTTTAGCTGGCGTGAATCCTCTGCGGACGGTAGCTTCCCTGACTAGGGAGGAGACGGAAAAATTACATCAGGCTATCCGCAAGGTACTACAGCAGAGCATTGATCATGGCGGTACAAGCATTCGGGATTATCGTGACGGCTTAGGGCGCAGCGGGGGAAATCAGAGACTCCTTTGTGTGTATGGGCGCGGCGGTGAACCTTGCTTGCATTGCGGTCAGGCCATATCGCGCGCAGAGGTGGCGGGCAGAGGGACGCATTGGTGTTCTCGCTGTCAGCCGTACAAGGGAGAGTAG
- the coaE gene encoding dephospho-CoA kinase (Dephospho-CoA kinase (CoaE) performs the final step in coenzyme A biosynthesis.) → MKWIGLTGGIGSGKSFVASLLKKMGATIIDADHLAREVVKPGTPGYREVVAAFGNEIILSSGEMDRRKLGDIVFADVSARKKLEQILHPRILARASEEAQAAAARGELAVVFDVPLLFEVGWQVRMDEVWVVFVNPEVQLQRLCARDGMSAAEGKHRISLQGDLREKAAQADVCIDNNGEDEATLLQVREQWLRVLQGTLPKRRIFERRSHE, encoded by the coding sequence ATGAAATGGATTGGACTAACCGGAGGGATTGGCAGCGGTAAGAGCTTTGTCGCTTCTTTGTTAAAAAAGATGGGGGCGACCATTATCGACGCCGATCACTTGGCTCGTGAAGTAGTGAAACCGGGAACCCCCGGCTATCGAGAAGTAGTTGCTGCTTTTGGAAATGAGATTATTCTTTCTTCGGGAGAAATGGATCGACGCAAATTGGGAGACATTGTTTTTGCCGATGTTTCAGCCAGAAAAAAACTGGAGCAGATTCTTCATCCGCGTATTTTAGCGCGAGCCTCCGAGGAGGCTCAGGCGGCAGCAGCCCGAGGCGAGCTAGCAGTGGTCTTTGACGTGCCGCTGTTGTTTGAGGTTGGCTGGCAGGTTCGCATGGATGAGGTGTGGGTAGTATTTGTAAATCCAGAGGTGCAGCTTCAGCGCTTGTGCGCCAGAGATGGCATGAGTGCGGCTGAAGGAAAGCATAGAATATCCCTGCAGGGGGACTTACGTGAGAAAGCGGCGCAGGCGGATGTCTGCATTGATAATAACGGCGAGGACGAAGCAACCCTGTTGCAAGTGAGAGAGCAATGGCTGCGCGTATTGCAGGGGACGCTTCCCAAGCGTAGAATTTTTGAAAGGCGGTCACATGAGTAG
- a CDS encoding lytic transglycosylase domain-containing protein, whose amino-acid sequence MSRSGLMYTRTAARSVRRDGKRIRGVVCLFLLVLLVYGGYRSVWFEETYRFPFPYRSLVETYAASRELDPMLVAAVIQAESKFKPQAVSNQGARGLMQMMPETAQWVARNIGEETFFEEHLNEPETNIRFGTWYLASLKEEFHGNEVLMLAAYNGGRGTVRQWMTTYGWNFSFQDIKAIPYGETREYVERVLSGRERYRQLYGNKG is encoded by the coding sequence ATGAGTAGAAGCGGTTTAATGTATACGCGAACGGCTGCCAGAAGCGTCCGGCGAGACGGCAAACGGATACGCGGAGTCGTGTGCCTGTTCTTGCTTGTTTTGCTTGTATATGGTGGTTATCGAAGCGTGTGGTTTGAAGAAACTTATCGATTTCCGTTTCCTTATCGGTCTTTGGTTGAAACCTATGCAGCCAGCAGAGAGTTAGATCCCATGCTGGTTGCGGCGGTGATCCAAGCGGAGAGCAAATTCAAGCCGCAGGCCGTATCCAATCAAGGCGCTCGCGGACTGATGCAAATGATGCCGGAGACGGCTCAATGGGTTGCGCGGAATATAGGCGAAGAGACTTTTTTTGAAGAGCACTTGAACGAACCGGAAACAAACATTCGCTTTGGTACGTGGTATTTAGCCTCTCTAAAAGAAGAGTTTCATGGAAACGAAGTGTTGATGCTGGCTGCCTACAACGGAGGGCGGGGGACGGTGCGACAATGGATGACAACGTATGGGTGGAATTTTTCTTTTCAAGATATAAAGGCTATTCCTTACGGCGAAACTCGCGAATATGTGGAACGGGTGCTAAGCGGCAGGGAACGATATAGGCAGCTATACGGGAACAAGGGGTAA
- a CDS encoding peptide ABC transporter substrate-binding protein, translated as MRRFGRIWILALLLGGVLLVGGCSFGQNSEKAGSVTSPASNRSGGQVVYASLHEPALLNPYLSDAVSVHEMSRLLFSGLVVSQPDGVLQPDLARELPTVSPDGLTIRYLLRTGVTWHDGAPFTAEDVRFTWEYIMNSKTQAISRDGYDRIRAVETPDPYTVVIKFREIYPDWVSLFKTILPKHLLAGTDPNKGAFQRNPIGTGPFRLQEWRMADGLVFVANERYFCGKPKMDTIFYKIVPDETLLIAQAKSGEVDIAPHFGNQAYDQMRSQTNFQVFATPGPIWEQITFNMDHPLFKDLRVRQALALGLDRNLLAQQVLKGTGVAAWADQPAVSWAYVNEGIPPRDLKTAKELLAQAGWLAQNGNMLQKEGKPLAFALTVPSGNKQRELAAQAIVQQWKELGVSVQLQVVDAKNFEQTYRQRPFAAAFFAWVRGVDPDNRLYWHSRFVGQGGLNVADWRNPQIDALTIQGATTPDMAARKEIYKQIGALMNTDVPVIPLYFRCQLDASKTGLNGFKPNPVEGNLWNAWEWNWAAR; from the coding sequence GTGCGTAGATTCGGCCGCATTTGGATATTGGCTTTGCTTTTGGGCGGAGTGCTGTTGGTTGGAGGATGTTCATTCGGGCAGAATTCGGAAAAAGCGGGAAGCGTTACGTCGCCTGCTTCTAATCGGTCGGGAGGACAGGTGGTTTACGCTAGTCTGCATGAGCCGGCGTTGTTAAACCCGTATCTTTCGGATGCGGTTTCGGTTCATGAAATGTCACGGCTGCTATTTAGCGGTTTAGTCGTTAGTCAGCCGGATGGCGTCTTGCAGCCGGATTTGGCGAGAGAATTGCCGACGGTAAGTCCTGATGGTTTGACGATTCGCTATTTGCTGCGAACAGGAGTGACTTGGCATGACGGGGCTCCTTTTACGGCGGAGGATGTTCGATTTACCTGGGAATACATTATGAACTCTAAAACCCAGGCGATTTCAAGAGACGGTTATGATCGTATCCGCGCCGTGGAGACTCCGGACCCCTATACTGTGGTGATAAAATTTCGTGAGATATATCCAGACTGGGTTAGCTTGTTTAAAACGATACTGCCTAAGCATCTTTTGGCTGGGACTGATCCAAATAAAGGGGCTTTTCAAAGAAATCCGATTGGAACAGGTCCCTTTCGACTGCAGGAATGGCGTATGGCGGACGGGCTTGTTTTTGTAGCCAATGAACGCTATTTCTGTGGCAAACCTAAAATGGATACCATTTTTTATAAGATTGTGCCGGATGAGACGTTGCTTATTGCTCAAGCCAAATCCGGTGAAGTGGATATTGCACCGCATTTTGGAAATCAAGCTTATGATCAAATGCGCAGTCAAACTAATTTCCAAGTTTTTGCCACACCAGGGCCTATTTGGGAGCAAATTACCTTTAATATGGATCATCCTCTTTTTAAAGACCTTCGGGTACGGCAGGCCTTAGCGTTGGGGCTTGATCGCAATCTGCTGGCGCAACAGGTTCTGAAAGGTACTGGCGTAGCTGCCTGGGCGGATCAGCCGGCTGTTTCCTGGGCGTATGTGAATGAAGGAATCCCTCCTCGCGACTTGAAAACGGCCAAGGAATTGTTAGCCCAGGCAGGCTGGCTTGCTCAAAACGGCAATATGCTGCAAAAAGAGGGGAAGCCATTGGCCTTTGCGCTGACTGTGCCTAGCGGCAATAAGCAGCGAGAATTGGCGGCGCAGGCGATAGTGCAGCAATGGAAGGAATTGGGCGTTTCGGTACAGCTTCAAGTAGTGGATGCAAAGAACTTTGAGCAGACCTATCGGCAGCGGCCGTTTGCTGCGGCATTTTTTGCCTGGGTGCGCGGAGTGGATCCGGATAATCGCTTGTATTGGCATTCGCGGTTTGTAGGACAAGGCGGTCTTAATGTTGCAGATTGGCGCAATCCGCAAATTGACGCCTTGACGATACAAGGGGCGACGACTCCGGATATGGCGGCGCGCAAAGAGATCTATAAGCAGATTGGCGCGCTTATGAACACGGATGTGCCGGTAATACCTCTTTATTTCCGCTGCCAGTTGGATGCGAGCAAGACGGGTTTAAATGGCTTTAAGCCTAATCCGGTAGAGGGTAATTTATGGAACGCTTGGGAGTGGAACTGGGCAGCTCGTTAG
- a CDS encoding methyl-accepting chemotaxis protein: MTQNSFFKTNEEILEAFKLVLPYMNRIVREDMAVGLTDCKEYLSYYRAKEFELDLPTGKPVKGIETIERCLATRTDTLDDIPPSVYGRPIKTIFTPIYGVNGEVIGTLSSGIDFQNSVQLVKTIEELAANTTQASESIEQVARSVGELARAGQATIAQAQSLGEKNRHTASILEFIRNIAAQTNLLGLNAAIEAARAGEHGRGFAVVAEEVRKLADQSNEAVKKIQETLQQVNGAIVEINQSIETTGAISEEQAATTEEIAVILRQVHENMKNLETFVERYK; this comes from the coding sequence ATGACGCAAAATAGTTTTTTTAAAACGAATGAGGAAATTCTTGAAGCTTTTAAATTGGTATTACCGTATATGAATCGAATTGTTCGGGAAGATATGGCGGTTGGTTTGACAGACTGTAAAGAATACTTATCCTATTACCGGGCGAAGGAGTTTGAATTGGATCTTCCTACCGGAAAACCTGTAAAGGGGATTGAAACGATTGAACGTTGCTTGGCTACCAGGACGGATACCCTCGACGATATTCCTCCTTCGGTTTACGGACGGCCGATAAAAACGATTTTTACGCCCATCTATGGGGTTAATGGCGAGGTAATTGGTACATTAAGTTCAGGTATTGACTTTCAAAACAGTGTACAATTAGTTAAAACCATTGAAGAACTTGCAGCGAATACCACACAAGCCTCAGAAAGCATTGAACAGGTGGCGAGAAGTGTTGGCGAGCTAGCTAGGGCCGGACAAGCGACGATTGCGCAAGCCCAGTCGTTAGGCGAAAAAAATCGGCATACAGCCAGTATTTTGGAGTTCATTCGGAATATAGCCGCGCAAACGAACTTGTTGGGGCTCAATGCGGCCATTGAAGCGGCTCGCGCCGGAGAACACGGACGCGGATTTGCAGTGGTTGCGGAGGAGGTGCGCAAGCTGGCGGATCAATCCAATGAGGCTGTAAAAAAGATTCAGGAAACGTTGCAGCAGGTTAACGGTGCAATTGTGGAAATTAATCAGTCCATTGAAACTACCGGAGCAATTAGTGAGGAGCAGGCTGCGACAACCGAGGAAATTGCTGTCATTTTGCGGCAAGTGCATGAGAACATGAAAAATTTGGAGACCTTTGTTGAGCGATATAAATAA
- a CDS encoding patatin-like phospholipase family protein: MRQRRVGLALGAGGLRGLAHVGVLQVLEEEGIAVDCIAGCSIGALVGAMYCAGHKPQDILKLACHLPKAHWLDMNMSKLGMFSGKRIWGTMDVLLQKKTFAQLDIPLRVVAADLKSGREVVFSEGPVSAAVRASVSVPGVFLPFEWEDMLLVDGAVLNPVPSDLAREMGVDVVVAVDLTSKEEAPEVKSFVDVMLRSIDIMERELLRHKHRDWDVLLQPNVGYVSPSSFNHLKECVALGRVAAQAALPAIQELLSGT; this comes from the coding sequence ATGAGGCAGCGGCGAGTAGGATTGGCTTTGGGAGCGGGAGGTTTGCGTGGGCTGGCTCATGTAGGAGTACTACAGGTTTTGGAAGAGGAAGGGATTGCCGTTGATTGTATCGCGGGCTGTAGTATCGGGGCTTTGGTGGGAGCGATGTATTGCGCCGGACATAAGCCGCAGGACATCTTGAAATTAGCTTGCCATTTACCCAAAGCTCATTGGCTGGATATGAATATGTCAAAGCTTGGCATGTTTTCGGGCAAGCGAATTTGGGGAACAATGGATGTATTGCTGCAAAAAAAGACTTTTGCGCAGTTGGATATTCCTTTGCGTGTCGTTGCCGCCGACTTAAAAAGCGGCAGAGAGGTCGTTTTTTCGGAAGGGCCTGTATCGGCGGCAGTTAGAGCCAGTGTATCTGTGCCGGGCGTGTTTCTGCCTTTTGAGTGGGAGGATATGCTTTTGGTAGATGGTGCAGTTTTAAACCCAGTTCCTAGCGACTTGGCGCGGGAAATGGGGGTGGACGTGGTGGTGGCGGTGGATTTAACGAGCAAGGAGGAAGCGCCGGAAGTAAAAAGTTTTGTGGATGTTATGCTGCGTTCGATTGATATTATGGAGCGGGAGTTACTAAGGCACAAGCATCGCGATTGGGATGTGTTGCTGCAACCTAATGTAGGCTATGTATCACCAAGCTCCTTTAACCATCTCAAGGAGTGCGTGGCCTTAGGACGCGTGGCGGCGCAGGCGGCTTTGCCCGCTATTCAGGAGCTGCTTTCTGGCACATAA
- a CDS encoding tRNA(Met) cytidine acetate ligase yields the protein MSVTGIIAEYNPFHTGHAWQITEARRLGGNAPIIVAMSGSFVQRGEPAIFDKWFRAELAVLGGADLVLELPFAFSCRSAESFAQGGVRLLAATGLVSTLAFSVETPDLNWLQQVAQQKNAPQTQERLQNALQEGLSYGAALGKALGQTVATASSLALPNNILALEYLSALSKYAPTLQALALPRQGSEYHQETLPESGYASATALRQQLCLSSLQDLSSFFPPVVWHRLLSSPRRPVTLRSLELPLLHQLRSSYAEELALLPDMELGLEWRLLQCARTSRTAEELLTKLKTKRYTRTRLQRLLIYSLLRFPSAIAKQVSLDGPAYLRVLAFNTTGRTLLQQMKKTASLPVITRGASLSRSKALQEAPLASNSPLASWQWDVRSTDLHAFASSQASGLDFLRSPVYVPESSS from the coding sequence ATGTCTGTCACTGGTATTATCGCCGAATACAATCCTTTTCATACAGGTCATGCCTGGCAAATTACCGAAGCTCGCCGTCTGGGCGGCAACGCCCCGATCATCGTCGCTATGAGCGGCTCTTTTGTACAGCGCGGCGAACCGGCTATTTTCGATAAATGGTTCCGAGCTGAATTGGCTGTTTTAGGAGGCGCCGACCTTGTTTTGGAACTGCCTTTCGCTTTTTCTTGCCGTAGCGCAGAAAGCTTCGCCCAAGGAGGTGTACGTCTCCTCGCCGCAACCGGTCTAGTTTCCACTTTGGCTTTCAGCGTTGAAACGCCTGACTTAAACTGGCTGCAGCAAGTAGCTCAGCAAAAAAACGCGCCGCAAACCCAAGAACGCTTGCAAAATGCCTTGCAGGAAGGATTATCCTATGGGGCCGCTTTAGGAAAGGCTCTAGGGCAAACTGTAGCTACCGCAAGCTCGCTTGCCTTACCCAACAACATTCTCGCCCTGGAATATCTGAGCGCCCTATCCAAGTACGCCCCCACTTTGCAAGCGCTTGCGCTGCCCCGTCAAGGAAGCGAATACCACCAAGAAACGCTTCCCGAATCCGGCTATGCCAGCGCAACAGCCCTGCGCCAACAGTTATGCCTTTCCTCTCTGCAAGATCTATCTTCGTTCTTCCCCCCTGTTGTTTGGCATCGTCTTCTATCGTCGCCTAGACGCCCCGTAACCCTTCGCTCCCTTGAACTTCCGTTGTTGCACCAATTGCGCAGCAGCTATGCTGAGGAGTTGGCTCTTTTGCCGGATATGGAACTGGGGCTGGAATGGCGTCTTTTACAATGCGCTCGCACATCCCGAACAGCGGAAGAACTGCTAACAAAACTCAAAACAAAACGTTACACTCGCACCCGACTGCAGCGACTGCTGATCTATAGCCTTTTGCGATTTCCGTCTGCGATCGCCAAGCAGGTAAGTCTTGACGGCCCCGCCTACCTGCGCGTCCTCGCTTTTAATACAACAGGCCGTACCTTGCTTCAGCAAATGAAAAAAACTGCTTCGTTGCCCGTCATTACTCGCGGCGCATCCTTAAGTCGCTCAAAAGCGCTCCAGGAGGCCCCTCTGGCAAGCAACTCCCCTCTTGCTTCCTGGCAATGGGACGTCCGCTCTACCGATTTGCATGCCTTCGCCAGCAGCCAGGCGAGCGGACTGGATTTTCTTCGCTCCCCGGTTTATGTGCCAGAAAGCAGCTCCTGA
- a CDS encoding acetate/propionate family kinase, with protein MKVLVINCGSSSLKYQLFNMADESVLAKGLVERIGIEGSVLKHQPGEAEKVTIETEIPDHSVAIKLVLNALVDAKHGVIKDMNEISAVGHRVVHGAEKFATSVRINGAVMDALEECIEMAPLHNPPNILGIKACEKLMPGVAQVGVFDTAFHQTMPKHAFIYGLPYEVYKKHGIRRYGFHGTSHKFVSQQCAEMMGKKPEDIKVITCHLGNGSSVAAVKNGAVVDTSMGLTPLEGLVMGTRCGDIDPAILPMLMKKENMDADAIDSYINKESGVLGISGVSSDFRDIEGAADEGNERAQLALDVFAYRVQKYVGAYAAAMNGVDAIVFTAGLGENSISMRESIAEAFGYLGAKIDKDRNNVRGKACEISTADSKVKLFVIPTNEELMIARDTKSICLG; from the coding sequence GTGAAAGTACTAGTTATCAATTGTGGCAGCTCCTCGTTGAAGTATCAGCTCTTCAACATGGCGGACGAGTCGGTGTTGGCTAAAGGTCTTGTGGAACGAATCGGTATTGAAGGCTCTGTGCTGAAACATCAGCCTGGCGAAGCCGAAAAAGTGACCATTGAAACCGAGATTCCGGATCACAGCGTGGCAATCAAATTAGTTTTGAATGCCTTGGTTGATGCTAAACATGGCGTGATCAAAGATATGAATGAAATTTCGGCCGTAGGCCATCGCGTAGTTCATGGCGCTGAGAAGTTTGCTACATCAGTACGTATCAATGGTGCTGTTATGGATGCCCTGGAAGAGTGCATTGAAATGGCGCCTCTTCATAACCCCCCGAATATTTTAGGCATTAAAGCTTGTGAAAAATTAATGCCTGGCGTAGCGCAAGTAGGCGTGTTTGATACCGCGTTCCATCAAACCATGCCGAAACATGCTTTCATTTACGGCCTGCCCTACGAAGTATATAAGAAACACGGCATTCGCCGCTATGGTTTCCATGGAACTTCGCACAAATTTGTTTCTCAGCAGTGTGCGGAGATGATGGGCAAAAAACCGGAAGACATTAAAGTCATCACCTGTCATTTGGGAAATGGATCCAGCGTTGCTGCTGTTAAAAATGGCGCGGTAGTGGATACCAGCATGGGGCTGACTCCGCTCGAAGGGCTTGTTATGGGAACCCGCTGCGGCGATATTGACCCAGCTATTTTGCCGATGTTGATGAAAAAAGAAAACATGGATGCTGATGCGATCGACAGCTATATTAATAAAGAGTCCGGGGTACTCGGCATTTCCGGCGTTTCCAGCGATTTCAGGGATATCGAAGGCGCTGCTGACGAAGGAAATGAAAGAGCGCAGTTGGCGCTGGACGTATTCGCTTATCGCGTGCAGAAATATGTGGGCGCTTATGCCGCCGCCATGAACGGTGTAGATGCGATTGTCTTCACCGCTGGCTTGGGCGAAAATTCCATTTCGATGCGTGAAAGCATTGCGGAAGCGTTTGGCTATTTAGGAGCGAAAATCGATAAGGATCGTAATAATGTTCGCGGCAAAGCCTGTGAAATTAGTACGGCCGATTCCAAAGTAAAGCTGTTCGTTATACCTACTAACGAAGAGTTGATGATTGCTCGCGATACAAAATCAATCTGCCTTGGTTGA